In Ensifer canadensis, a genomic segment contains:
- a CDS encoding N-acetylmuramic acid 6-phosphate etherase: MPSVKTEERHDNAKGLDVMHPALALRLLASGQQAAAKVVDAAIEQISAAASLAAETLASGKRLAYAGAGSSGLMAMADALELPGTYGIPQDQIVILLAGGAASLNDLAGGYEDDMDLAREDVRKAGITAGDCLVSVSASGSTPYALAAADEARKLGAKVIAVANNPGAALFNDADVAILLQTPPEVVSGSTRMGAGTAQKIAFNMFSTLVGIHLGHVLDGHMVNLRADNIKLHGRAVRIVTDITGVGASEAGRLINAASGSVKIAILLASGAKDVAAAEAALNQTKQNLRRAIDIVSA, translated from the coding sequence ATGCCTTCAGTGAAGACCGAAGAGCGTCACGACAACGCCAAAGGCCTGGATGTCATGCATCCGGCGCTGGCGCTTCGGCTGCTCGCATCCGGACAACAGGCGGCAGCAAAGGTCGTGGACGCCGCGATTGAGCAGATTTCCGCTGCTGCGTCCCTGGCTGCAGAAACGCTCGCCTCCGGCAAGCGTCTCGCCTATGCCGGCGCCGGCAGCTCAGGCCTGATGGCCATGGCCGATGCGCTGGAACTTCCCGGCACCTACGGCATCCCCCAGGACCAGATCGTCATTCTGCTTGCAGGCGGCGCCGCCAGTCTCAATGACCTCGCCGGCGGCTACGAAGACGACATGGATCTGGCGCGCGAAGACGTCCGCAAGGCCGGCATCACCGCGGGCGACTGTCTGGTTTCAGTGTCGGCCAGCGGCTCGACACCCTATGCGCTGGCCGCAGCCGACGAAGCGCGCAAGCTCGGCGCAAAAGTCATCGCCGTTGCCAACAATCCGGGCGCAGCTCTTTTCAACGACGCGGATGTCGCCATTCTGCTGCAGACGCCGCCGGAAGTCGTTTCCGGCTCGACGCGCATGGGTGCCGGCACGGCACAGAAGATCGCCTTCAACATGTTCTCGACGCTGGTCGGCATCCATCTCGGCCACGTGCTCGACGGCCACATGGTCAATCTGCGCGCCGACAACATCAAGCTGCACGGCCGCGCCGTTCGCATCGTCACCGACATTACCGGTGTTGGCGCATCCGAGGCCGGCCGGCTGATCAATGCCGCATCCGGCTCGGTCAAGATCGCCATCCTGCTGGCATCGGGCGCGAAGGACGTGGCGGCAGCCGAAGCGGCGCTCAACCAGACCAAGCAGAACCTGCGCCGGGCGATCGATATCGTTTCGGCCTGA
- a CDS encoding N-acetylglucosamine kinase, which produces MPNYLIGIDGGGTSCRAAVAAGDGRILGRGKAGAANILTDPETALAHIGDAARAAFEEAGLDPSGIAEARAIVGVAGHNVGDAVHYVKRRLPFAAADIESDGLIALQGALGDEDGAVAILGTGSIYILRQADIVSYVGGWGFTIGDHGSGARIGHALLQESLLAFDGIHEASPITDSVMAEFRNDPSAVVDFARLAKPGEFGRYAPRVFEAAQAGDPVAVRLLKTAAITVDEALDVVVARGGRKLCLLGGLAPLYRPWLAERHQPFFVEAEADALTGAVALAAQRFGSRSEVGA; this is translated from the coding sequence ATGCCAAACTACCTAATAGGAATCGATGGCGGCGGAACAAGCTGCCGGGCGGCTGTGGCTGCGGGGGATGGACGTATTCTCGGCCGCGGCAAGGCTGGTGCAGCCAACATTCTGACGGATCCTGAAACGGCGCTCGCCCATATTGGCGACGCTGCGCGGGCGGCATTTGAAGAAGCCGGTCTTGATCCCTCTGGTATCGCCGAGGCGCGCGCAATTGTCGGCGTCGCCGGGCACAATGTCGGCGATGCCGTGCATTATGTGAAGCGACGCCTGCCGTTTGCCGCAGCCGATATCGAATCGGATGGTCTGATTGCCCTGCAGGGCGCGCTCGGCGACGAGGACGGCGCCGTCGCCATTCTCGGCACCGGCAGCATCTATATCCTGCGGCAGGCCGACATCGTCAGCTATGTCGGCGGCTGGGGCTTCACGATCGGCGATCATGGCAGTGGCGCACGCATCGGCCATGCGCTTTTGCAGGAAAGCCTGCTTGCCTTCGATGGCATCCATGAGGCGTCGCCGATAACCGATTCCGTCATGGCCGAGTTCAGGAACGATCCGAGTGCTGTCGTCGATTTCGCGCGCCTGGCAAAGCCGGGTGAGTTCGGCCGCTATGCCCCGCGTGTCTTCGAAGCGGCGCAGGCGGGCGATCCCGTCGCCGTGCGTCTGCTCAAGACTGCGGCGATCACGGTCGACGAGGCGCTAGACGTCGTGGTCGCCCGGGGCGGGCGCAAGCTCTGCCTGCTCGGTGGCCTCGCGCCGCTCTATCGTCCCTGGCTTGCCGAGCGCCACCAGCCGTTTTTTGTCGAAGCCGAGGCCGACGCGCTCACCGGCGCCGTCGCACTCGCCGCACAGCGCTTCGGCTCCCGCTCGGAGGTCGGCGCATGA